One part of the Oceanihabitans sp. IOP_32 genome encodes these proteins:
- a CDS encoding heavy metal translocating P-type ATPase, whose translation METINIFETKEKNHKQGIKESFPVTGMTCASCAASVESVLKHTDGVFDASVNFASSSVLVEYDKELSPNQLKNALREVGYDIIIDAENPSEVQQELQQKHYQDIKNRTIWSAILTLPIFILGMFFMAWEPGKWISLVLTVPVLFWFGRSFFINAFKQAKHGKANMDTLVALSTGIAFLFSVFNTFFPEFWLSRGIEPHVYYEAATVIITFISLGKLLEEKAKSNTSSAIKKLMGLQPKTLKIIENGEEKEISISAVQVGQTILVRPGEKIPVDGEVSKGSSYVDESMITGEPVPVEKTKDEKVFAGTVNQKGSFQFTAEKVGGETLLSQIIKMVQDAQGSKAPVQKLVDKIAGIFVPVVLGISIITFIVWMSVGGENGFSQALLTSVAVLVIACPCALGLATPTAIMVGIGKGAENNILIKDAESLELGYKVNAVILDKTGTITEGKPLVTDIFWRDKLEDQNQYKQILLAIEAQSEHPLAEAVVNHLKDENIGKAEMTSFESITGKGVKAQTENGSQYYVGNHKLMLEKNIQIDTSLMQTAESLEEQSKTVIFLGNEKEVLAILAIADKIKETSKKAIATLQERGIEVFMLTGDNNKTASAVANQVGITNYQGEVMPSDKAAFVEKLQTDGKIVAMVGDGINDSHALAQANVSIAMGKGSDIAMDVAKMTLITSDLQSIPKALELSKRTVLGIRQNLFWAFIYNIIGIPIAAGVLYPVNGFLLDPMIAGAAMAFSSVSVVANSLRLKRVKL comes from the coding sequence ATGGAGACAATTAACATATTTGAAACCAAAGAGAAAAACCATAAGCAAGGAATAAAAGAATCATTCCCAGTTACAGGAATGACCTGCGCATCGTGTGCAGCGAGTGTTGAATCTGTGTTAAAACACACAGACGGTGTATTTGATGCAAGCGTAAACTTTGCGAGCAGTTCTGTTCTTGTAGAGTACGACAAAGAGTTGAGTCCTAATCAGCTTAAAAATGCACTTCGCGAAGTTGGCTATGATATTATCATTGATGCGGAGAATCCTTCGGAAGTACAACAAGAACTACAGCAAAAGCACTATCAAGACATAAAAAATCGCACTATTTGGTCAGCCATTTTAACGCTGCCCATTTTTATTCTGGGAATGTTCTTTATGGCTTGGGAACCCGGAAAATGGATATCGTTGGTGTTGACCGTTCCAGTTTTATTTTGGTTCGGTCGTAGCTTTTTTATCAATGCTTTCAAACAGGCCAAACACGGTAAGGCGAATATGGATACCTTGGTGGCCTTGAGTACCGGAATTGCATTTTTGTTTAGTGTTTTCAACACCTTTTTTCCTGAATTTTGGTTGAGTCGTGGTATCGAGCCTCACGTCTATTATGAGGCGGCTACGGTAATTATAACTTTTATTTCTTTAGGGAAACTATTGGAGGAAAAGGCAAAGTCAAATACTTCTTCGGCTATTAAAAAGCTGATGGGATTACAACCTAAAACGCTTAAAATTATTGAAAACGGGGAAGAAAAGGAAATTTCTATTTCGGCTGTTCAAGTAGGTCAGACGATATTGGTACGTCCAGGAGAGAAGATTCCTGTGGATGGAGAAGTTTCCAAAGGAAGCTCTTATGTTGATGAAAGTATGATTACGGGAGAGCCTGTTCCTGTAGAAAAAACAAAGGATGAAAAAGTTTTCGCAGGAACGGTAAACCAAAAAGGTAGTTTCCAGTTTACTGCCGAAAAAGTAGGTGGAGAAACCTTGCTGTCCCAAATCATTAAAATGGTTCAGGACGCACAAGGAAGCAAAGCGCCTGTTCAGAAACTGGTAGATAAAATTGCTGGAATATTTGTTCCTGTCGTTTTAGGTATATCTATTATTACATTTATTGTTTGGATGTCAGTTGGTGGCGAAAACGGATTTTCTCAAGCTTTATTGACTTCTGTAGCTGTATTGGTAATAGCTTGTCCTTGTGCATTGGGGTTGGCGACCCCTACCGCCATAATGGTGGGTATCGGAAAAGGTGCTGAAAATAATATTCTTATAAAAGATGCCGAAAGTTTAGAACTCGGTTATAAAGTGAATGCTGTCATTCTTGATAAAACTGGCACAATTACGGAAGGAAAACCTTTAGTAACTGATATATTTTGGAGGGATAAACTTGAAGATCAAAATCAATACAAGCAAATTCTTTTGGCAATAGAAGCACAATCAGAACACCCTTTGGCAGAAGCGGTAGTCAATCACTTAAAGGATGAGAATATTGGAAAAGCTGAAATGACTTCTTTTGAAAGCATTACAGGCAAAGGTGTAAAAGCTCAAACAGAAAATGGTTCACAATACTATGTTGGAAATCATAAACTAATGCTTGAGAAAAATATTCAAATCGATACTTCCTTGATGCAAACAGCAGAAAGTCTTGAAGAGCAATCGAAAACAGTCATTTTCCTTGGCAATGAAAAAGAGGTGTTGGCGATACTCGCTATTGCAGACAAGATTAAGGAAACTTCAAAAAAGGCCATAGCAACGCTTCAAGAAAGAGGCATCGAAGTCTTTATGCTCACGGGAGATAACAATAAAACAGCATCTGCTGTAGCAAATCAAGTAGGAATAACAAATTACCAAGGCGAAGTAATGCCTTCGGACAAAGCGGCTTTTGTTGAAAAATTACAGACGGATGGAAAGATAGTAGCAATGGTGGGCGATGGTATCAACGATTCGCACGCCCTGGCGCAAGCCAATGTGAGTATTGCTATGGGCAAAGGTTCGGATATCGCAATGGATGTAGCAAAAATGACCTTGATAACATCAGATTTACAATCTATCCCAAAAGCATTGGAACTATCGAAAAGAACGGTGTTGGGCATACGTCAGAACTTATTCTGGGCATTTATTTACAACATTATTGGCATTCCAATTGCAGCGGGAGTTCTTTATCCTGTAAATGGGTTTTTGTTGGATCCGATGATTGCAGGTGCAGCAATGGCATTCAGTAGTGTATCCGTAGTTGCAAATAGCTTAAGACTTAAACGAGTAAAACTTTAA